Proteins encoded by one window of Gopherus evgoodei ecotype Sinaloan lineage unplaced genomic scaffold, rGopEvg1_v1.p scaffold_32_arrow_ctg1, whole genome shotgun sequence:
- the LOC115640788 gene encoding zinc finger protein RFP-like, which yields MAAANPAKTLQEEATCSICLDYFKDPVMIIDCGHNFCRACITQCLWGWETNLSCPCCRGSFLQRNLKPNRQLANVAEVTRQLSLRLFKEPRGHGVCEKHLEALKLFCEEDQTPICVVCDRSKEHRAHTVVPIEEAAQEYKVQIQSHLEILKKERAEILEFQSSGKMKSQELLKEVEAERQKVVSEFQQLRLFLEDQEKRRLGWLGELDKEIVKMRDENATKYSKALSCLGDLVCEMEGKCQQPASQFLQVIRSTLSSCKKGKEKFQNPTAESPDWRRRIKELSQETVSLQDAVRKFKESLSSETVLKSANVSFDPATAHPRFVVSNRRKSVRWGDTRQDLPYSPKRFDPSRCMLGCEGFTSGKHCWMVEVGDGGNWAVGVARESVRRKGEIRLDPEGGIWAMGLCRGQYRVLTSPVTLLTLSRSPTRILVCLEYKEGLVTFIDVDSMTRIFSFPSASFTGEKIFPFFRVGDMQTHLKLLPCITG from the exons ATGGCTGCTGCAAATCCAGCCAAAACGCTCCAGGAGGAAGCTACTTGTTCCATCTGTCTGGATTATTTTAAAGACCCGGTGATGATTATAGACTGCGGGCACAATTTCTGCCGAGCCTGCATCACCCAGTGCTTGTGGGGATGGGAGACAAACCTCTCCTGCCCTTGCTGCAGGGGCAGCTTTCTCCAGAGAAACCTCAAGCCAAACAGGCAGCTGGCCAACGTGGCAGAGGTGACCAGACAGCTCAGCCTGCGGCTGTTCAAAGAGCCCCGAGGGCATGGGGTGTGTGAGAAACACCTGGAGGCTCTGAAACTCTTCTGCGAGGAGGATCAAACTCCCATCTGCGTGGTGTGTGATAGATCCAAGGAGCACAGAGCTCACACGGTGGTTCCCATAGAGGAGGCTGCCCAGGAGTACAAG GTGCAGATTCAGAGCCACCTGGAGATTTTGAAGAAAGAGAGAGCTGAGATTCTAGAGTTTCAATCAAGTGGGAAAATGAAAAGCCAGGAACTTCTG AAAGAAGTGGAAGCCGAGAGGCAGAAGGTTGTGTCTGAATTTCAGCAGTTGCGCCTGTTTCTGGAGGACCAAGAGAAACGccggctgggctggctgggcgaGCTGGACAAGGAGATTGTGAAGATGAGGGATGAAAATGCCACCAAATACTCTAAGGCACTCTCTTGCCTCGGCGATCTGGTCTGTGAGATGGAGGGGAAGTGCCAGCAGCCAGCGAGTCAGTTCTTGcag gtcATCAGAAGCACCTTGAGCAG CTgtaagaaggggaaggagaagtttCAAAATCCAACAGCAGAGTCTCCTGACTGGAGAAGAAGAATCAAAGAACTTTCTCAAGAAACCGTATCGCTACAGGATGCTGTGAGGAAATTCAAAG agTCTCTGTCATCTGAAACTGTGTTGAAATCAG CAAATGTGAGTTTTGATCCAGCCACGGCTCATCCCCGCTTCGTCGTGTCCAACAGACGGAAAAGCGTGAGATGGGGAGACACGCGGCAGGATCTGCCCTATAGTCCTAAGAGATTTGATCCTTCTCGCTgcatgctgggctgtgagggattcACCTCGGGGAAACATTGCTGGATGGTggaagtgggggatgggggaaactgGGCCgtgggggtggccagagagtctgtgaggaggaagggagagatcAGATTGGACCCTGAGGGGGGCATCtgggccatggggctctgcagAGGCCAGTACCGGGTTCTAACCTCCCCTGTGACTCTTCTGACCCTGAGCAGGAGCCCCACGAGGATTCTGGTTTGTCTGGAATATAAAGAGGGATTGGTGACATTTATAGATGTCGATAGCATGACCAGGATATTTTCATTCCCATCAGCTTCTTTTACAGGGGAGAAAATCTTCCCTTTTTTCCGGGTTGGGGATATGCAGACGCACCTCAAGCTACTCCCTTGCATCACAGGGTAA